In Hahella sp. HNIBRBA332, the genomic window GGGCCTCCCAGCAAGATTATCCGACTCAGCCCCCTCACCACTCCGTTCGCCCTGAGCCTGTCGAAGGGCTTTCCAGAGCGCCTCCAACCCAGTCGGCTCAAGTGGACGTTATTTCCCATTGGGTCAGTTTTGCTCAAGGTCACTGCGAGACGCCGCCCTTCGACAAGCTCAGGGCGAACGGTTCCTTGGTAGTTGTTATTATCCAGACAGCCAGATCGCTGCCGCCTTTCCGACAAAGGAAAGGACACGTAAGCAAACCACAAACGCCCCCCCTTTCGTCCGGAGCCCGTCGAAGGCCATCCTGAAGACTACTCGACTAGGCGCCCCCGTTCCTGAGCCTGTCGAAGGCAATCCTGAAAGACTACTCGACTAGGTAGCCCCGTTCGCCCTGAGCCCGTCGAAGGCCATCCTGAAGACTACTCGACTAGGCGCCCCCGTTCGCCCTGAGCCTGTCGAAGGGCCTCCCAGAGCAACACACTTATCCCGCTTCCGCCCACTTTCGAATTTGATCAATCGTCGCTGTCGCCCCGCCGCAGACAATCACCAAAATCCTGTCGAACGTCGCCAGAACAGGATGGTTTTCATACACAACCGCCAGACTGGCCCCGCACGCCGGCTCGACCAAAATACGGTGATCCGTCAGAAAGCGCTCACAAGCGGATAAAGCGCTGGCGTCAGAGACGACGACGCTGTGAATACTATGCTGCTTCGCACACTCCAGGGCTCTTGCCGATACCCGTTTGGCGCCCAAGGACGTGGCGATGCTGTCGATACGCTCCAGCTCCACACTATGACCGGCCTCCAACGCCGCGTGAAAGGAAGCCGCGCCTTGAGTTTCAACAGCGATAACGGGAACATCCGCCCACTGATTGCGATGCAAGCCCTCGACCACGCCAGAAAGCATACCGCCGCCGCCAACACAGAGCAGCACGGCGTCCGGCTTCATTCCCGCCTTGGCGACTTCATCTATCATGGTCGCATGTCCCCGCCACAGCAGAGGATCATCAAAGGGATGAATAAAGGCGTCCGTGGCGCCAACCAGCGCCAGCGCATGCTCATTCGCCTCCTGCCAGCTTCCGCCGTGAACGATCACTTCCGCTTGCTCCAACTGCAGCAGCTCTTTGGCTCT contains:
- a CDS encoding serine/threonine dehydratase family protein, encoding MNLHIETPLLESLPLSMESQRSIWLKLEALQPPGSFKIRGVGAACEHHKAQGAQRFISSSGGNAGLAVAYAGRRLGVPALVVVPETTTERAKELLQLEQAEVIVHGGSWQEANEHALALVGATDAFIHPFDDPLLWRGHATMIDEVAKAGMKPDAVLLCVGGGGMLSGVVEGLHRNQWADVPVIAVETQGAASFHAALEAGHSVELERIDSIATSLGAKRVSARALECAKQHSIHSVVVSDASALSACERFLTDHRILVEPACGASLAVVYENHPVLATFDRILVIVCGGATATIDQIRKWAEAG